Proteins from a genomic interval of Chanos chanos chromosome 3, fChaCha1.1, whole genome shotgun sequence:
- the rps21 gene encoding small ribosomal subunit protein eS21 isoform X1, with the protein MQNDAGEFVDLYVPRKCSASNRIIGAKDHASIQINIAEVDKATGRFNGQFKTYAICGAIRRMGESDDSLLRLAKNDSVVAKNI; encoded by the exons ATGCAGAACGACGCTGGTGAATTTGTGGACTTGTACGTCCCCCGTAAATG CTCTGCTAGCAACAGAATCATTGGTGCCAAGGACCATGCCTCCATCCAGATCAACATTGCTGAG GTTGACAAGGCAACTGGCAGGTTCAATGGACAGTTCAAGACCTACGCCATCTGCGGGGCCATTCGTAGAATG GGTGAATCCGATGACTCCCTGTTGAGGCTGGCTAAGAACGACAGTGTGGTGGCAAA GAACATCTGA
- the LOC115808366 gene encoding U8 snoRNA-decapping enzyme has product MATEEITREDALSRVGYRHACHIMLYADTTAKLFRKIPIKHVVLMQMRFDGFFGFPGGLVNPLEETLEVGLSRELKEEVGVAIPVSEEDHLSSCLHQSPSHIITHFYAKKLEESELRDIEKAAVATADDHGLEVMGMVRVPLYFLKDGGGLPRFLSHSFISNCRSQLLFALRHLGLVSKEELERAKKQADRLRHATNCQ; this is encoded by the exons ATGGCAACCGAAGAAATTACAAGGGAGGATGCTCTGTCGCGCGTGGGTTACAGACATGCTTGTCATATTATGCTGTACGCTGATACTACTGCCAAACTTTTCAGAAAAATCCCAATTAAGCACGTAGTGCTG ATGCAGATGCGTTTtgatggtttttttggttttccaggAGG TCTTGTTAACCCCTTAGAGGAAACTTTGGAGGTGGGCCTTAGCAGAGAGCTTAAGGAAGAGGTGGGTGTGGCCATCCCTGTTAGTGAGGAGGATCACCTGTCCTCCTGTTTGCATCAGTCACCCTCCCATATCATCACTCACTTTTATGCCAAGAAACTGGAAGAATCTGAACTCCGAGATATAGAGAAGGCAGCAGTGGCCACTGCAGATGATCATGGACTGGAG GTAATGGGAATGGTTAGAGTACCTCTCTACTTCCTGAAGGATGGAGGAGGTCTTCCTCGTTTTTTGTCGCACTCGTTTATCAGTAACTGTCGCTCCCAGCTGCTCTTTGCCCTGCGGCATTTGGGACTGGTGTCTAaggaagagctggagagagcgAAGAAACAGGCAGACCGGCTAAGGCATGCCACAAACTGCCAATGA
- the rps21 gene encoding small ribosomal subunit protein eS21 isoform X2: protein MQNDAGEFVDLYVPRKCSASNRIIGAKDHASIQINIAEVDKATGRFNGQFKTYAICGAIRRMGESDDSLLRLAKNDSVVAK, encoded by the exons ATGCAGAACGACGCTGGTGAATTTGTGGACTTGTACGTCCCCCGTAAATG CTCTGCTAGCAACAGAATCATTGGTGCCAAGGACCATGCCTCCATCCAGATCAACATTGCTGAG GTTGACAAGGCAACTGGCAGGTTCAATGGACAGTTCAAGACCTACGCCATCTGCGGGGCCATTCGTAGAATG GGTGAATCCGATGACTCCCTGTTGAGGCTGGCTAAGAACGACAGTGTGGTGGCAAAGTAA